A genomic window from Promicromonospora sukumoe includes:
- a CDS encoding DNA repair helicase XPB — translation MPDGPLIVQSDKTLLLEVDHPSAEQARRSIAPFAELERAPEHVHTYRLTALGLWNARAAGHDAEQVVNTLIEFSRYPVPHALLVDVAETMSRYGRLQLAQDPAHGLVLRSTDRAVLAEVLKSKRTAGLVGARIDEATVTVHPSERGHLKQVLVKLGWPAEDLAGYVDGEKHPIELSPVTKPQTAHEKASAWEMRPYQAQAVDGFWHGGSGVVVLPCGAGKTIVGAGAMAKSGTTTLILVTNTVSARQWRDELVRRTTLTEDEIGEYSGTKKEIKPVTIATYQVLTTKRKGVYTHLELLDARDWGLVLYDEVHLLPAPVFRMTADLQARRRLGLTATLVREDGREDEVFSLIGPKRFDAPWKDIESQGYIAPADCVEVRLTLPESERMTYATAETEDKYRLAASASGKKKVVEQIVARHPDDQVLVIGQYIDQLEELAEHLEAPIITGQTTNKERQRLFGAFREGEISRLVVSKVANYSVDLPEASVAIQVSGSFGSRQEEAQRLGRIMRPKADGRTAHFYAVVARDTVDQDFAAHRQRFLAEQGYAYRIVDAEDLDGSPAGTTAP, via the coding sequence ATGCCCGACGGCCCGTTGATCGTGCAGAGTGACAAGACGCTCCTGCTCGAGGTCGACCACCCGAGCGCCGAGCAGGCGCGACGCTCCATCGCGCCGTTCGCCGAGCTGGAGCGCGCGCCCGAGCACGTGCACACCTACCGCCTGACGGCGCTGGGCCTGTGGAACGCGCGCGCGGCCGGCCACGACGCGGAGCAGGTCGTGAACACGCTCATCGAGTTCAGCCGCTACCCCGTGCCGCACGCGCTGCTGGTCGACGTCGCCGAGACGATGTCCCGCTACGGGCGGCTCCAGCTCGCGCAGGACCCGGCGCACGGCCTCGTGCTGCGCAGCACCGACCGGGCCGTCCTCGCGGAGGTGCTGAAGTCGAAGCGGACCGCGGGCCTCGTCGGCGCGCGGATCGACGAGGCCACGGTGACGGTGCACCCCTCCGAGCGCGGCCACCTCAAGCAGGTCCTGGTCAAGCTCGGCTGGCCGGCCGAGGACCTCGCGGGCTACGTCGACGGCGAGAAGCACCCGATCGAGCTGAGCCCGGTCACCAAGCCGCAGACGGCGCACGAGAAAGCCTCCGCGTGGGAGATGCGGCCCTACCAGGCGCAGGCCGTGGACGGGTTCTGGCACGGCGGCTCGGGCGTCGTGGTGCTGCCCTGCGGCGCCGGCAAGACGATCGTGGGCGCGGGCGCCATGGCCAAGTCGGGCACGACGACGCTCATCCTGGTGACGAACACCGTCAGCGCGCGCCAGTGGCGCGACGAGCTGGTGCGGCGCACCACGCTGACCGAGGACGAGATCGGCGAGTACTCCGGCACGAAGAAGGAGATCAAGCCGGTCACGATCGCCACGTACCAGGTGCTCACGACCAAGCGGAAGGGCGTCTACACGCACCTCGAGCTGCTCGACGCCCGCGACTGGGGCCTCGTCCTGTACGACGAGGTGCACCTGCTGCCCGCGCCGGTCTTCCGGATGACGGCGGACCTCCAGGCCCGCCGTCGGCTCGGCCTGACCGCCACGCTGGTGCGCGAGGACGGCCGCGAGGACGAGGTGTTCAGCCTGATCGGGCCCAAGCGGTTCGACGCGCCGTGGAAGGACATCGAGTCCCAGGGCTACATCGCGCCCGCCGACTGCGTCGAGGTGCGCCTCACGCTGCCGGAGAGCGAGCGGATGACGTACGCGACGGCCGAGACGGAGGACAAGTACCGGCTGGCCGCGTCGGCGTCGGGCAAGAAGAAGGTGGTGGAGCAGATCGTGGCGCGCCACCCCGACGACCAGGTGCTGGTCATCGGGCAGTACATCGACCAGCTCGAGGAGCTGGCCGAGCACCTCGAGGCGCCGATCATCACCGGGCAGACCACCAACAAGGAGCGGCAGCGGCTGTTCGGGGCGTTCCGCGAGGGCGAGATCTCCCGGCTCGTGGTGAGCAAGGTCGCCAACTACTCGGTGGACCTGCCGGAGGCTTCGGTCGCCATCCAGGTGTCGGGGTCGTTCGGGTCGCGGCAGGAGGAGGCCCAGCGCCTCGGGCGCATCATGCGGCCCAAGGCCGACGGTCGCACCGCGCACTTCTACGCCGTGGTCGCGCGGGACACCGTGGACCAGGACTTCGCCGCCCACCGACAGCGGTTCCTTGCCGAGCAGGGCTACGCGTACCGCATCGTGGACGCCGAGGACCTGGACGGCTCGCCCGCCGGCACCACGGCGCCCTGA
- a CDS encoding TetR/AcrR family transcriptional regulator translates to MSPARTARALARETITREILDAARARLSTDGAAALSLRAVARDVEMVSSAVYRYFPSRDALLTALLIESYDELGAAAEAADAAVADRADTGARWLATFRAVRAWCVAHPGEFGLLYGTPVPGYAAPRDTVVPAVRVVRVLATITGDAYAAGARPAAVPAPVAAATADAPVTIAPGLAFIADQGLWAGADLADDDVPEAVRRTIMAWTTLFGLISFELFGHQVGSVADPARWLDEVALRLGADLGIGV, encoded by the coding sequence ATGAGTCCCGCCCGTACCGCCCGCGCCCTCGCCCGCGAGACGATCACCCGCGAGATCCTCGACGCGGCCCGCGCGCGGCTGTCCACCGACGGCGCCGCCGCGCTCTCGCTGCGCGCCGTCGCGCGCGACGTCGAGATGGTGTCGTCGGCCGTGTACCGGTACTTCCCGAGCCGCGACGCGCTGCTCACGGCGCTCTTGATCGAGTCGTACGACGAGCTCGGCGCCGCCGCGGAGGCCGCCGACGCCGCCGTCGCCGACCGCGCCGACACCGGCGCCCGGTGGCTGGCGACCTTCCGTGCCGTGCGGGCCTGGTGCGTGGCCCACCCGGGGGAGTTCGGGCTGCTGTACGGCACACCCGTGCCCGGTTACGCCGCGCCGCGGGACACTGTCGTGCCTGCCGTCCGCGTCGTCCGCGTGCTCGCCACGATCACCGGCGACGCCTATGCCGCGGGCGCGCGCCCCGCCGCCGTGCCGGCCCCCGTGGCCGCGGCCACCGCGGACGCGCCCGTGACCATCGCGCCCGGGCTCGCGTTCATCGCGGACCAGGGCCTCTGGGCAGGCGCCGACCTGGCCGACGACGACGTCCCGGAGGCCGTGCGCCGCACGATCATGGCGTGGACCACGCTCTTCGGCCTGATCTCGTTCGAGCTGTTCGGCCACCAGGTCGGCTCGGTCGCCGACCCGGCCCGGTGGCTCGACGAGGTGGCGCTCCGGCTCGGCGCCGACCTGGGCATCGGGGTCTGA
- a CDS encoding DUF3027 domain-containing protein, translated as MVTITAPATRTPTRRVAARSSRDAVLNGAADLARAAAQEVAERPDDVGEHLGTFFEDERVVSHRFAATMRGYRGWHWTVTVTRVPRGRAATISEVELLPGDEAILAPAWLPWSERLRPGDVGPGDVLPFRADDPRLEPGYTATGDPEVDEVAIDELALARTRVLSPQGRAEAAERWYRGSRGPTSAGSVAAAAECTDCAFLIPLSGPMGQLFGVCANEWSPDDGKVVSLDHGCGAHSETDVEAHPTDWPAPAPLIDENEIEPVATADEAPEAAGGEPSA; from the coding sequence ATGGTGACGATCACCGCGCCCGCCACACGAACGCCTACCCGGCGGGTCGCCGCACGCTCCAGCCGTGACGCCGTGCTGAACGGCGCCGCGGATCTCGCGCGCGCCGCAGCGCAGGAGGTCGCCGAGCGGCCCGACGACGTCGGGGAGCACCTCGGCACCTTCTTCGAGGACGAGCGGGTGGTCTCGCACCGCTTCGCCGCGACCATGCGGGGGTACCGCGGCTGGCACTGGACGGTCACCGTCACGCGCGTGCCGCGTGGCCGGGCCGCCACGATCAGCGAGGTCGAGCTGCTGCCCGGCGACGAGGCGATCCTCGCGCCGGCCTGGCTCCCGTGGTCCGAGCGCCTGCGCCCGGGCGACGTCGGCCCCGGCGACGTGCTGCCGTTCCGCGCCGACGACCCGCGGCTCGAGCCCGGCTACACCGCCACCGGCGACCCCGAGGTCGACGAGGTGGCGATCGACGAGCTGGCGCTCGCCCGCACCCGCGTGCTGTCGCCGCAGGGCCGCGCCGAGGCCGCGGAGCGCTGGTACCGCGGTTCGCGCGGCCCCACGTCCGCGGGTTCCGTGGCGGCGGCCGCCGAGTGCACGGACTGCGCGTTCCTCATCCCGCTGTCCGGCCCGATGGGCCAGCTCTTCGGGGTGTGCGCCAACGAATGGTCGCCCGACGACGGCAAGGTGGTCTCGCTCGACCACGGCTGCGGCGCCCACTCGGAGACCGACGTCGAGGCGCACCCGACCGACTGGCCCGCGCCGGCCCCCCTGATCGACGAGAACGAGATCGAGCCCGTGGCCACCGCGGACGAGGCGCCGGAGGCCGCCGGGGGCGAACCCTCCGCGTGA
- a CDS encoding cold-shock protein has protein sequence MPTGKVKWFDTDKGFGFIANEDGGEVFLHASALPEGVVPKPGARVDFGVADGRRGPQALAVKVLDAAPSVAKARRKPADDMAVIVGDLTQMLDRVANDLRKGRYPKNPETLAKMLRKVADDFDA, from the coding sequence GTGCCCACCGGCAAGGTCAAGTGGTTCGACACCGACAAAGGCTTCGGTTTCATCGCCAACGAGGACGGAGGCGAGGTCTTTCTGCACGCCTCCGCCCTGCCCGAGGGCGTCGTGCCGAAGCCTGGCGCGCGCGTGGACTTCGGGGTGGCCGACGGCCGCCGCGGACCCCAGGCGCTCGCGGTCAAGGTGCTCGACGCCGCGCCGTCGGTCGCCAAGGCGCGGCGCAAGCCCGCCGACGACATGGCTGTCATCGTCGGCGACCTGACCCAGATGCTCGACCGGGTGGCAAATGACCTGCGCAAGGGGCGTTATCCGAAGAACCCGGAGACGCTAGCCAAGATGCTGCGCAAGGTCGCAGACGACTTCGACGCCTGA
- a CDS encoding NAD-dependent epimerase/dehydratase family protein, producing the protein MSDSHLVVGAGPIGKHVAALLAGRGSRVTVVSRSGRTTGIDGVEHLALDASDADALSRAAEGTDYLYNCANPADYTQWERVWPPLAASLLTAAERSGAVYGITGTLYPYGPVGVPISEDLPDAATDHKGVLRARMWADARAAHEAGRIRAVEIRGSDYMGRGVGGNGHISRLVPSALQGKRALMMGRTDLPHTFTDVADAARTLVAAAEDPGAHGRVWHVPSNPPVTQAQALTDVLASAGRPPVRITSLRGAGLAAAALAVPFMREMREIIYQWERPYVLDDAAARARFGITPTPWEEVCARTAQV; encoded by the coding sequence ATGTCTGACAGCCACCTCGTCGTCGGCGCCGGCCCCATCGGCAAGCACGTCGCCGCCCTGCTCGCCGGGCGCGGGTCCCGCGTCACGGTCGTGAGCCGATCGGGCAGGACCACCGGGATCGACGGCGTGGAGCACCTCGCCCTCGACGCCTCCGACGCCGACGCCCTGTCCCGCGCGGCCGAGGGGACCGACTACCTCTACAACTGCGCCAACCCGGCCGACTACACGCAGTGGGAGCGGGTGTGGCCGCCGCTGGCCGCCTCCCTGCTCACCGCCGCGGAGCGCTCCGGCGCCGTCTACGGCATCACCGGCACCCTGTACCCCTACGGCCCCGTCGGCGTGCCGATCTCCGAGGACCTGCCCGACGCCGCGACCGACCACAAGGGCGTGCTGCGGGCCCGGATGTGGGCCGACGCCCGCGCGGCGCACGAGGCCGGGCGCATCCGCGCCGTCGAGATCCGCGGCTCCGACTACATGGGGCGCGGCGTGGGCGGCAACGGGCACATCTCGCGCCTGGTGCCGAGCGCGCTGCAGGGCAAGCGCGCCCTGATGATGGGCCGCACCGACCTACCGCACACCTTCACCGACGTCGCCGACGCCGCCCGCACGCTGGTCGCCGCTGCGGAGGACCCGGGCGCGCACGGTCGCGTCTGGCACGTGCCGAGCAACCCGCCGGTCACGCAGGCGCAGGCGCTCACCGACGTGCTCGCGAGCGCGGGGAGGCCGCCGGTGAGGATCACGTCCCTGCGCGGCGCCGGGCTCGCCGCGGCGGCCCTGGCCGTCCCGTTCATGCGCGAGATGCGGGAGATCATCTACCAGTGGGAGCGGCCTTACGTCCTGGACGACGCCGCCGCCCGCGCCCGCTTCGGCATCACCCCGACGCCGTGGGAGGAGGTCTGCGCCCGCACCGCGCAGGTCTGA
- a CDS encoding TPM domain-containing protein, with amino-acid sequence MTASRARAEHPHDPGTRVSGGWVVVAFAGLVGVVLAATSQAASATVVGPAEPMPSVSPRLTAAEQAELMSDILPASPALTLTDPVTDGASALSDAERQDVLAAIGRLADESDLRMFVVYIESFDGIDPVDWANASANQSGLGAEDLLLAIATADHEFGLSADSNVALTDGQLRQIDRAVASAVEDERWAPAASDAADDVRRALAGTTSPVLVVVVSVGALLLLVALGYVLWRFAVPRLGPLLAQLRDRTPASPGPTADAFAGLTLDELDERAAAALVGIDDALKTCEQELGFARSELGADATRDFELILAGAAADVREAFAVRQAVDVEPRAEAPEPAETDLDGVDADGDEVGAPVRRARLTRIIALCEAAADTLDARTRAFDDLRRLQQRTPELLADVVAREAEVSRRVAGARGLLTQLARRYPTGPLATVVGNPEQAELLLANAKEAVAAGQSALAAGQKTVAVAHARGAQNALGQAVTLLDAVDATALHLREAVGRLDKSIASLTQDVAAAKAIEGDLRVTLARAAAQASLKNVEVTREGGDPLAGLQRVAAAEAALDAALASTRDATEVKARASALLRDTLRRVDAQLRQTDVFIATRRGAVGAAARTRLAEAVRLADVARTLHPTDPTSALGEAQDASELVREAARLARQDADAVVVAAAEAEHDADGADANGPITGGMMLGGILLDPSLVRSRKRAHTARIGGGFGGGGFGGGRPAAHRKLGVVRAWWPASAR; translated from the coding sequence GTGACCGCGTCCCGAGCAAGAGCCGAGCATCCGCACGATCCCGGCACCCGGGTTTCCGGGGGCTGGGTCGTCGTGGCCTTCGCAGGTCTGGTCGGCGTCGTCCTGGCGGCCACCTCGCAGGCCGCCAGCGCGACGGTCGTGGGGCCGGCCGAGCCGATGCCGTCCGTGTCGCCGCGCCTGACGGCCGCCGAGCAGGCGGAGCTGATGTCCGACATCCTCCCCGCCTCGCCGGCGCTTACCCTCACGGACCCCGTGACCGACGGCGCGAGCGCGCTGAGCGACGCCGAGCGCCAGGACGTGCTGGCCGCGATCGGCCGGCTCGCCGACGAGTCCGACCTGCGCATGTTCGTCGTGTACATCGAGAGCTTCGACGGCATCGACCCCGTGGACTGGGCCAACGCGAGCGCGAACCAGTCGGGGCTCGGCGCCGAGGACCTGCTGCTGGCGATCGCCACCGCCGACCACGAGTTCGGCCTGTCCGCGGACAGCAACGTGGCGCTCACCGACGGCCAGCTCCGGCAGATCGACCGTGCCGTCGCGTCCGCCGTCGAGGACGAGCGGTGGGCGCCGGCGGCCTCCGACGCCGCCGACGACGTGCGGCGCGCGCTCGCCGGGACCACCAGCCCCGTCCTCGTGGTGGTCGTCTCCGTGGGGGCGCTCCTGCTCCTGGTCGCCCTCGGGTACGTGCTGTGGCGGTTCGCCGTGCCCCGGCTCGGGCCGCTGCTCGCCCAGCTCCGGGACCGCACCCCGGCGTCCCCCGGCCCGACGGCGGACGCGTTCGCGGGCCTCACCCTCGACGAGCTCGACGAGCGCGCCGCGGCGGCCCTGGTCGGCATCGACGACGCGCTCAAGACCTGCGAGCAGGAGCTCGGCTTCGCCCGCTCCGAGCTGGGCGCCGACGCGACCCGCGACTTCGAGCTCATCCTCGCGGGCGCCGCCGCCGACGTCCGCGAGGCGTTCGCGGTCCGGCAGGCGGTGGACGTCGAGCCCCGGGCCGAGGCGCCCGAGCCCGCGGAGACCGACCTCGACGGCGTCGACGCCGACGGCGACGAGGTCGGCGCGCCCGTGCGGCGCGCCCGCCTGACCAGGATCATCGCGCTCTGCGAGGCCGCGGCGGACACGCTCGACGCCCGCACCCGCGCCTTCGACGACCTGCGCCGCCTGCAGCAGCGCACCCCGGAACTGCTCGCCGACGTCGTCGCGCGCGAGGCCGAGGTGTCCCGGCGGGTCGCCGGCGCGCGCGGCCTGCTGACGCAGCTCGCCCGGCGGTACCCGACCGGCCCGCTGGCCACCGTGGTGGGCAACCCGGAGCAGGCGGAGCTGCTGCTCGCCAACGCCAAGGAGGCCGTGGCCGCCGGGCAGTCCGCGCTGGCCGCCGGGCAGAAGACCGTCGCCGTCGCGCACGCGCGGGGCGCGCAGAACGCGCTGGGACAGGCCGTCACGCTGCTCGACGCCGTCGACGCCACCGCCCTGCACCTGCGGGAGGCGGTCGGCCGGCTCGACAAGTCGATCGCGTCCCTGACCCAGGACGTGGCGGCCGCCAAGGCGATCGAGGGCGACCTCAGGGTCACCCTCGCGCGCGCCGCGGCCCAGGCCTCGCTGAAGAACGTCGAGGTGACGCGCGAGGGCGGCGACCCGCTCGCCGGGCTGCAGCGCGTCGCCGCCGCGGAGGCCGCCCTCGACGCCGCCCTGGCGTCCACGCGCGACGCCACCGAGGTCAAGGCGCGGGCGTCCGCCCTGCTGCGCGACACGCTCCGCCGGGTCGACGCGCAGCTGCGCCAGACCGACGTCTTCATTGCCACCCGCCGTGGTGCGGTCGGCGCGGCGGCCCGGACCCGCCTCGCGGAGGCGGTCCGGCTGGCCGACGTCGCACGGACGCTCCACCCCACCGACCCGACCTCGGCTCTCGGGGAGGCCCAGGACGCGAGCGAGCTGGTCCGCGAGGCCGCCCGGCTCGCCCGGCAGGACGCGGACGCCGTCGTGGTGGCCGCCGCCGAGGCGGAGCACGACGCCGACGGGGCCGACGCGAACGGGCCGATCACGGGCGGCATGATGCTCGGCGGCATCCTGCTGGACCCCAGCCTCGTGCGCTCCCGCAAGCGCGCCCACACGGCGCGCATCGGGGGCGGGTTCGGCGGCGGCGGGTTCGGCGGCGGGCGCCCGGCGGCGCACCGGAAGCTGGGCGTGGTCCGCGCCTGGTGGCCGGCGTCGGCGAGGTGA
- a CDS encoding carbonic anhydrase, with the protein MKKHALPTALLLLPLLASCGTGTAADDAASDGPPPGVGGEVHWTYEGAEGPAEWGHLSADFEACSTGDAQSPIDLPAHADQQATGHPTITSSPTVGESVDTGHTVQLVPESGASTIEWDGAEFALAQTHFHVPSEHTVEGEAMDAEFHLVHSTEDGRTLVIGVLAEEGAENAAWQPFVEGAASPGTADLSLDVAAMLPTDPTYEAYEGSLTTPPCTEGVQWVVYATPVELSAEQIAVLDEASHGHNARPTLPQGDRTPYEGTLALSR; encoded by the coding sequence TTGAAGAAGCACGCCCTGCCCACCGCACTGCTCCTCCTCCCGCTGCTCGCGTCCTGCGGCACGGGCACCGCCGCGGACGACGCGGCCTCCGACGGACCTCCGCCCGGCGTGGGCGGCGAGGTGCACTGGACGTACGAGGGCGCGGAGGGGCCGGCGGAGTGGGGACACCTCTCCGCCGACTTCGAGGCGTGCTCGACCGGTGACGCGCAGTCGCCCATCGACCTGCCCGCCCACGCCGACCAGCAGGCGACGGGCCACCCGACGATCACGTCGTCCCCGACGGTCGGCGAGTCGGTCGACACCGGCCACACCGTCCAGCTCGTCCCCGAGAGCGGGGCCTCGACGATCGAGTGGGACGGTGCAGAGTTCGCCCTCGCCCAGACGCACTTCCACGTGCCGTCGGAGCACACCGTCGAGGGCGAGGCGATGGACGCCGAGTTCCACCTGGTCCACAGCACTGAGGACGGGCGCACGCTCGTGATCGGCGTCCTCGCCGAGGAGGGCGCCGAGAACGCGGCCTGGCAACCGTTCGTCGAGGGCGCGGCGTCACCCGGCACCGCCGACCTGTCGCTCGACGTCGCGGCGATGCTGCCGACGGACCCCACCTACGAGGCGTACGAGGGCAGCCTGACGACGCCGCCGTGCACCGAGGGCGTCCAGTGGGTCGTCTACGCGACGCCGGTCGAGCTGTCGGCCGAGCAGATCGCGGTGCTCGACGAGGCGTCGCACGGGCACAACGCCCGCCCGACGCTGCCCCAGGGCGACCGCACCCCGTACGAGGGCACGCTCGCGCTGAGCCGGTAG
- a CDS encoding helicase-associated domain-containing protein — translation MASSLPAAPAAATRHFADDLRQRSDTALAALLRARPDLAAPSPSTLRSLAARASSRTSLERALSRSDALTLQVLEAVLALEPVFRAPPGPGGPGTAEPPLPGPLSTDVVTWAVGGSADDRPLVAAAVERAVEQALLWDTGQAPGQDAGPDAGPDDPASGQDLRTSPGLDELLGPNPAGLGPHVEPVPDGLAAAVAGALAPGPDGTDAALDALLAEAPGGARQILDALTWGPPVGVVPAAGTRPRDAVNWLVTAHLLVRSDARHVVLPRLVGLALRGGHTHRAPHTRAPEPRGRAVHPDTADAEAASAALELVRRVRVLRQAWDESPPSVLRAGGLGVRDLRRIAVLLETDEPAAAFVVEVAALAGLVRDDGEAPPSYVPTVTDWDDLDDAARWARLAEAWLASRRAPWLVGSRDDKGALRAPLSPDLQRPWVPRLRESVLGVLAAGRADDAVLAPTSDAVVEVLTWHTPRSVPPASAVEGLLAEAAWLGVTGAGALSAPGRALLPDAPEAPSGPDDVAGTLRAVLPQEVDEILLQGDLTGIVPGRPSRELARLLERSTDVESRGAATTVRFSPASVTRALDQGETAEGLLDELSHRSPVPVPQPLEYLVRDTARRHGAVRVGSASAYLRAADPTVLAGLEHDPSLVGLGLVRLAPTVLAASVPAAALHEALRSRGLVSALEGPDGRVLVARRGVTGRAMPAPRSAAAIRMGSASDVATRAPDPEALVADLRAVEAAARSGARARADAAEVAHSVAPSGGPLRGYRVVPGRPAGTGTAEEVTSGAPEAPVPPRPANGSASAPPAVVGQAGDLGLDPDDDDPGTQHPADGLALLRDALRDGSTVIIEVAGHTGRLERRELKPLNLDGGRLRALDPDREAELTIAVHRIASVLPTSPRPEANQN, via the coding sequence ATGGCCTCCTCGCTCCCCGCAGCGCCGGCGGCGGCCACGCGGCACTTCGCCGACGACCTCCGGCAGCGCTCGGACACCGCGCTCGCCGCGCTCCTGCGCGCCCGTCCTGATCTCGCCGCTCCCTCTCCTTCCACGCTCCGGTCGCTCGCGGCCCGCGCGTCGAGCCGCACCTCGCTCGAGCGTGCGCTCTCCCGTTCCGACGCCCTGACGCTCCAGGTCCTGGAGGCGGTGCTCGCCCTGGAGCCCGTCTTCCGCGCCCCGCCCGGCCCCGGGGGCCCGGGCACCGCCGAGCCGCCGCTGCCCGGACCCCTCAGCACCGACGTGGTCACCTGGGCGGTCGGCGGTTCCGCGGACGACCGGCCCCTGGTGGCGGCGGCCGTCGAGCGGGCCGTGGAGCAGGCCCTGCTCTGGGACACGGGTCAGGCCCCGGGGCAGGACGCCGGGCCCGACGCCGGCCCCGACGACCCGGCGTCGGGCCAGGACCTGCGCACCTCGCCCGGGCTGGACGAGCTGCTCGGCCCGAACCCCGCGGGCCTGGGCCCGCACGTCGAACCCGTCCCGGACGGGCTGGCCGCCGCCGTGGCCGGAGCGCTGGCCCCCGGCCCGGACGGGACGGACGCCGCGCTCGACGCCCTGCTCGCCGAGGCGCCCGGCGGGGCCCGTCAGATCCTCGACGCCCTCACCTGGGGGCCGCCCGTCGGCGTCGTGCCGGCCGCGGGCACCCGCCCGCGCGACGCGGTGAACTGGCTGGTCACCGCCCATCTCCTGGTCCGCTCGGACGCTCGGCACGTGGTGCTGCCCCGGCTGGTCGGGCTGGCGCTCCGCGGCGGGCACACCCACCGTGCGCCGCACACCCGGGCCCCCGAGCCCCGGGGCCGCGCCGTGCACCCGGACACCGCCGACGCCGAGGCGGCGAGCGCCGCGCTCGAGCTCGTCCGCCGCGTGCGGGTGCTGCGCCAGGCGTGGGACGAGAGCCCGCCGTCGGTGCTGCGCGCCGGCGGCCTGGGCGTGCGGGACCTGCGGCGGATCGCCGTGCTGCTGGAGACGGACGAGCCCGCGGCGGCGTTCGTCGTCGAGGTCGCCGCGCTGGCGGGCCTGGTGCGGGACGACGGCGAGGCGCCGCCGTCGTACGTGCCGACGGTGACCGACTGGGACGACCTGGACGACGCGGCCCGCTGGGCCCGCCTGGCCGAGGCCTGGCTGGCCTCCCGCCGGGCGCCGTGGCTGGTGGGCTCGCGCGACGACAAGGGTGCGCTGCGCGCGCCGCTGTCGCCGGACCTGCAGCGGCCCTGGGTGCCGCGCCTGCGCGAGAGCGTGCTCGGGGTGCTCGCGGCGGGCCGGGCCGACGACGCGGTCCTCGCGCCGACGTCGGACGCCGTGGTCGAGGTGCTGACGTGGCACACGCCCCGTTCGGTGCCGCCCGCGAGCGCCGTCGAGGGGCTGCTGGCCGAGGCCGCGTGGCTGGGCGTGACGGGCGCGGGCGCCCTGTCGGCGCCGGGCCGGGCGCTCCTGCCGGACGCGCCCGAGGCGCCGAGCGGGCCGGACGACGTCGCCGGGACGCTGCGGGCGGTGCTGCCGCAGGAGGTGGACGAGATCCTGCTCCAGGGCGACCTGACCGGCATCGTCCCGGGCCGGCCGTCGCGCGAGCTCGCGCGGCTCCTGGAGCGGTCGACGGACGTGGAGTCGCGCGGCGCGGCCACGACGGTGCGGTTCAGCCCCGCCTCGGTCACGCGCGCGCTCGACCAGGGGGAGACGGCGGAGGGCCTGCTCGACGAGCTGTCGCACCGCTCCCCCGTCCCCGTGCCCCAGCCGCTGGAGTACCTGGTCCGGGACACGGCCCGACGGCACGGCGCGGTGCGCGTGGGCTCGGCGTCGGCGTACCTGCGGGCCGCGGACCCGACCGTCCTCGCCGGTCTGGAGCACGACCCGTCGCTCGTCGGGCTGGGGCTGGTGCGGCTCGCGCCCACGGTCCTGGCGGCGTCGGTCCCGGCGGCCGCCCTGCACGAGGCGCTGCGCAGCCGCGGCCTGGTCTCGGCCCTGGAGGGCCCGGACGGCCGGGTGCTCGTCGCGCGGCGCGGCGTCACGGGCCGCGCCATGCCGGCCCCGCGCTCGGCGGCCGCGATCCGGATGGGTTCCGCGTCCGACGTCGCCACCCGGGCACCCGACCCCGAGGCGCTGGTCGCCGACCTGCGCGCCGTCGAGGCGGCGGCGCGGTCCGGTGCGCGGGCGCGGGCGGACGCCGCCGAGGTGGCGCACTCCGTCGCGCCGTCCGGCGGACCCCTGCGCGGCTACCGCGTGGTCCCCGGCCGGCCCGCCGGCACGGGCACGGCGGAGGAGGTGACGTCCGGGGCGCCCGAGGCGCCCGTACCGCCCCGGCCGGCGAACGGGTCGGCGTCCGCGCCGCCGGCCGTCGTCGGGCAAGCCGGTGACCTGGGCCTCGACCCGGACGACGACGACCCGGGAACACAGCACCCCGCTGACGGGTTGGCACTGCTGCGCGACGCGCTCCGCGACGGCTCCACGGTGATCATCGAGGTGGCCGGGCACACCGGCCGGCTGGAGCGCCGCGAGCTCAAACCCCTGAACCTCGACGGCGGCAGGCTTCGTGCGCTCGACCCGGACCGCGAGGCCGAGCTGACGATCGCCGTCCACCGCATCGCGTCGGTCCTGCCGACGTCACCACGCCCTGAGGCGAACCAGAACTGA